The Candidatus Binataceae bacterium region CCCTGGTTTGCCCTCTATGCTCCCTCGATTGCCGGCCTGCCTGCCGGCTGGAGCCAAGCCCAAGTCGCCCGCTTTCTGGAAACCGGTGCCACCCCCGGCGGAGTTCCGCCGCGCGCGCCGATGCCCGCCTATAGGATGGACCGAGCCGACGCCGAGGCAGTGGCCGCCTACCTGCACTCCCTGCGCCAATGACCTGCACTCCCTGCGCCAACGAAATGACGGCGCGCCCGCCACAGAGGCCATTTTGATTGTCAATGTACTCGTATCGTGGCATAAATCGAGGTCGTGCTGTCGCTTACTCTGCGGTCAATTCTAGCTTGGCGCCGCCGGCCAATTGCCTACTTGATCCTCATCGTGTGGGGGCTGACTGCCTTCGCGATGCTCCCACGGTGTGCGCGAGCCGCGCGGTTAGCGGTGGTCGAGGTCGCTTACGCGGGCTCGATGGGTCCTCTGATGGAGGGGCCGATTCGTCGCAGCGTAGCCCAGGCGCTCGGCTTGGAGCTTCGCGGCCGCGGTCAGGGCGCGCTCGCCTTGGCCCATCTGATCGTGGGCGGCGCTATCCGACCCGACGTGTTTATCGCGGTCACCCCCGGACCGATGCGGCTGGTGCTGCGAGCGAAGCAGGCCGCGCGGGCGTGGCCGATCGCGCGCACCGAGATGGTGCTGGCCTACAATCCTCAGAGCCGCTTTGCCAAGGCGCTGCTCGCTTCTCCGTGGTGGCAGGTGCTGGCCACGCCGGGCTTGCGCCTGGGGCGCAGCGATCCGCTAACCGACCCGCTGGGGCTCAATACGCTTTATGTGATGGATCTGGCAGAACGCTTCTACGATCAGCCGGGTCTGGCCAAGCGTATTCTAGGCAGTGCGCTTAACCGCCGGCAGATTTTCGCCGAACCCGAGCTGATGGCGAGGCTGCAGGCCGGACAGCTCGATGCCGCCTTTGCGTACCGCACCCAGCCGGCCTCCTTCCATCTGCCTTTTATCGAACTGCCCCCACAGATTAATCTGGGGCAAGCATCGATGGAGTCCTATTACGATCAGGTATCGGTGAGCTTGGCAGGCAAAAGCTCGCGGCCACAGCCGCTGGTGTTCTACGCCGCCGCGCTGCGCACCGGCCCCCATCCGGCACTGGGCGAGCGTTTGGTGCGCTGGCTGCGCTCGTCCCAGGCCGAGGCCATCTTCAAGCTAGAATCCTACAGCTCCCCCGGCGCTGCGGCGCCGCTGGTGCCCTGAGAACGGCGTGCCGGCGCGCTGGTGGCCACGCCTGCTGATGGCGTTGTTCGCGTTGGCGCTGCTCTACCCGCTGGCGGGTTTGATGGCGCCGGTGGGGGGCTGGCGATGGGACGGCGAGGTGCCCGGCTCAACCGCCGCGGCGGTGCGAGTCTCGCTTCTGCTGACTGCCCTGGCGCTGCTGATTGACATCGCGCTGGGGACACCGGTGGCCTGCTATTTGGCGCGCTGTCGCGGAGCGGAATTGGTCGTGTGGGAAGGCGTGGTGCTGCTCCCGGTTTTGATGCCGCCGCTGG contains the following coding sequences:
- a CDS encoding extracellular solute-binding protein: MVEVAYAGSMGPLMEGPIRRSVAQALGLELRGRGQGALALAHLIVGGAIRPDVFIAVTPGPMRLVLRAKQAARAWPIARTEMVLAYNPQSRFAKALLASPWWQVLATPGLRLGRSDPLTDPLGLNTLYVMDLAERFYDQPGLAKRILGSALNRRQIFAEPELMARLQAGQLDAAFAYRTQPASFHLPFIELPPQINLGQASMESYYDQVSVSLAGKSSRPQPLVFYAAALRTGPHPALGERLVRWLRSSQAEAIFKLESYSSPGAAAPLVP